A region from the Thiohalophilus sp. genome encodes:
- a CDS encoding type II toxin-antitoxin system VapB family antitoxin, whose protein sequence is MRTTLNIDDQLLEEAQRITGMTEKAALVREGLRALIERESARRLARLGGSEPQLESVPRRQSDPA, encoded by the coding sequence ATGCGTACGACCCTGAACATCGATGACCAGCTGCTGGAGGAAGCACAGCGTATAACCGGTATGACCGAAAAAGCCGCCCTGGTGCGGGAGGGGTTGCGCGCGCTGATCGAGCGCGAGAGCGCCCGGCGTCTGGCGCGGCTGGGTGGCAGTGAGCCGCAGTTGGAGTCCGTGCCCCGCCGGCAGTCCGATCCGGCATGA